The Amycolatopsis sp. DG1A-15b genome window below encodes:
- a CDS encoding glycosyltransferase 87 family protein, producing MGTEVGQAPAWRRAARLFTAPSRTGEAAPLRWDLGFYLACLAFALPTALVSEFYGYRIWGTFATVAYGFGAAHSGYLLLSARSGRTPRGVPGSRWCGIAAVALLAMILPLALLVIRRLTGVDWLITPFSWAAQPEVWVIERSADLLLHHGTPYVDVTALGRPPVVNDYTPYGPVMAVFGLPRALFGGTPLTDALTDARWMFALAACACVLGTLKLLKWPRVPVGAAQLALACPLTALTWAVAGPDLAIVGLLVLSCALAATGRVAWSGLVLALVVSAKLIVAPAAAVLAVLVLVRRGRDRPDTRLDWAALGRFAAALVATTAAVHLPVYLVDPAAFVEHVFRFPLGMGVVRSPAASPLPGHLIAETGPFGQVTAFVLVGAAAVAMVVWLVRRPPANGSGALLRTAVGLGALILLTPATRYGYLVYPLVLLGAHLAFRVAEVPTAPPAQQSATTSS from the coding sequence GTGGGAACGGAGGTGGGCCAGGCGCCCGCATGGCGGCGCGCGGCCCGGCTCTTCACGGCGCCGTCGCGCACCGGAGAGGCCGCCCCCCTGCGCTGGGACCTGGGGTTCTACCTGGCCTGCCTGGCTTTCGCGCTGCCGACGGCGCTGGTGTCCGAGTTCTACGGCTACCGCATCTGGGGCACCTTCGCCACGGTCGCGTACGGCTTCGGCGCGGCGCACAGCGGCTACCTGCTGCTCTCCGCACGAAGCGGACGTACGCCGCGTGGCGTACCCGGTTCACGCTGGTGTGGCATCGCCGCGGTGGCGCTGTTGGCGATGATCCTCCCGTTGGCGCTTCTGGTGATTCGGCGACTGACCGGAGTGGACTGGCTGATCACGCCGTTCTCGTGGGCCGCGCAGCCCGAGGTCTGGGTGATCGAGCGGTCCGCGGATCTGCTGCTGCACCACGGAACCCCGTACGTCGACGTCACCGCGCTCGGCCGGCCGCCCGTGGTAAACGATTACACGCCTTACGGCCCGGTGATGGCGGTCTTCGGCCTGCCGCGGGCGCTGTTCGGCGGCACCCCGCTGACCGACGCGCTCACCGACGCCCGCTGGATGTTCGCCCTGGCCGCCTGCGCGTGCGTGCTGGGCACGCTGAAGCTGCTGAAGTGGCCCCGGGTGCCGGTCGGTGCCGCGCAGCTCGCGCTGGCCTGCCCGCTCACCGCGCTCACCTGGGCCGTGGCCGGCCCGGACCTGGCGATCGTCGGCCTGCTGGTGCTCAGCTGCGCGCTCGCGGCCACCGGGCGGGTCGCCTGGTCGGGCCTGGTGCTGGCGCTGGTCGTCAGCGCGAAGCTCATCGTCGCGCCCGCGGCCGCGGTGCTGGCGGTGCTCGTGCTGGTGCGCCGCGGACGGGATCGCCCCGACACAAGGCTGGACTGGGCGGCACTGGGCCGGTTCGCGGCGGCGCTGGTGGCGACGACGGCCGCCGTGCACCTGCCGGTGTACCTGGTGGATCCGGCGGCGTTCGTCGAGCACGTCTTCCGGTTCCCGCTCGGGATGGGCGTGGTGCGGTCGCCCGCGGCCAGCCCGCTGCCGGGCCACCTGATCGCCGAGACCGGCCCGTTCGGCCAGGTGACGGCGTTCGTGCTCGTCGGCGCCGCGGCCGTGGCGATGGTGGTCTGGCTGGTGCGCCGGCCCCCCGCGAACGGCTCCGGCGCACTGCTGCGCACCGCCGTCGGACTCGGCGCGTTGATCCTGCTCACCCCGGCCACCCGGTACGGCTACCTGGTGTACCCGCTGGTCCTGCTCGGGGCCCACCTGGCCTTCCGCGTGGCCGAAGTTCCCACTGCGCCCCCCGCGCAGCAGTCCGCGACTACTTCTTCTTGA
- a CDS encoding LLM class flavin-dependent oxidoreductase codes for MTTIGLKPPQQHIGIAALREIWAIADDAGFDGCWVFDHLAPMGPDRTGDVFDGWSLLAAMAEATTRVRLGCLVSGNTNRHPGTFAKITATVDHLSGGRLDVGLGAGGDTLTDAMMGTPTPSAAERVERLAETCEILRLLWTAPVADHDGRHYRLTGAISDPKPLQRPKPPLWLGSSGEKRGLRVVAEHADVWLNAALPGTETAELRRLSRVLDEHCAAVGRDPATVRRAVQFRLPSDADSALRLTQSYLEAGFTELVLMPAGRDDVVAASEAAAKLLPRLRDVG; via the coding sequence ATGACCACGATCGGGCTCAAACCGCCCCAGCAGCACATCGGCATCGCCGCGCTCCGCGAGATCTGGGCGATCGCCGACGACGCCGGCTTCGACGGCTGCTGGGTGTTCGACCACCTCGCGCCGATGGGCCCCGACCGCACCGGCGACGTCTTCGACGGCTGGAGCCTGCTGGCCGCGATGGCCGAAGCCACCACGCGGGTGCGGCTCGGCTGCCTGGTCTCCGGCAACACCAACCGGCACCCGGGCACGTTCGCCAAGATCACCGCGACCGTCGACCACCTCTCCGGCGGCCGGCTCGACGTCGGCCTCGGCGCGGGCGGCGACACCCTGACCGACGCGATGATGGGCACGCCGACGCCGTCCGCGGCGGAACGCGTCGAAAGACTGGCCGAGACCTGCGAAATCCTCCGTCTGCTGTGGACCGCGCCGGTCGCCGACCACGACGGCCGCCACTACCGCCTGACCGGCGCGATCAGCGATCCGAAGCCGCTGCAACGACCGAAACCCCCGCTGTGGCTGGGCAGCAGCGGCGAAAAGCGCGGTCTCCGCGTCGTCGCCGAGCACGCCGACGTCTGGCTCAACGCGGCCCTGCCCGGCACGGAAACCGCCGAGCTGCGCCGGCTTTCCCGCGTCCTGGACGAGCACTGCGCGGCGGTGGGCCGGGATCCGGCGACCGTCCGCCGCGCCGTGCAGTTCCGGCTACCCTCCGATGCGGACAGCGCCCTGCGGCTCACGCAGAGCTACCTCGAGGCCGGATTCACCGAACTGGTGCTGATGCCCGCCGGCCGCGACGACGTCGTCGCGGCCTCCGAAGCGGCCGCGAAGCTGCTCCCCCGCCTGCGAGACGTCGGCTGA
- a CDS encoding MarR family transcriptional regulator: MSSAPLAVTQRLGYLLKHAQLRLAELAEPLYAPLGVTGRQLALLTLFGDGPARSQQDGAARLGVDRTTMVALVDELEAKGLVRREVAPGDRRKRLVLLTPEGERVREAGVEVTRKAEALLLEPLSAEDAERLRAALRQVVRAE; this comes from the coding sequence ATGTCCAGCGCGCCCCTCGCCGTCACCCAGCGGCTCGGCTACCTGCTCAAGCACGCGCAGCTGCGGCTCGCCGAGCTGGCCGAGCCGCTGTACGCCCCGCTCGGCGTCACCGGGCGGCAGCTCGCGCTGCTGACGCTCTTCGGCGACGGGCCGGCGCGGTCGCAGCAGGACGGCGCGGCCCGGCTCGGCGTCGACCGGACGACGATGGTCGCGCTCGTCGACGAACTGGAGGCCAAGGGCCTGGTCCGGCGCGAGGTCGCGCCGGGCGACCGCCGCAAGCGCCTGGTGCTGCTGACTCCCGAGGGGGAGCGCGTCCGCGAAGCGGGGGTGGAAGTCACGCGGAAGGCCGAGGCACTCCTGCTGGAACCGCTCTCCGCCGAGGACGCCGAGCGGCTGCGCGCGGCCCTGCGGCAGGTCGTTCGCGCCGAGTGA